A region from the Malus domestica chromosome 07, GDT2T_hap1 genome encodes:
- the LOC103420441 gene encoding UPF0235 protein At5g63440, which translates to MPKRTTHTYSSEDAAPDGPDSDLFVYYCKHCGSHLLITDTQLQKMPKRKTDKAYVLDKSKHLARLNIAEAGKVLLKRGEGKLEKQFRMNCVGCGLFVLYRSEEDLEGASFIYVVDGSLSTVAAETNPQDAPVPPCISNLEGGLVQVAIEVEDRAQRSAITRVNADDVRVTVAAPAARGEANNELLEFMAKVLGLRLSQMTLQRGWNNKSKLLVVEDLSARQVYEKLLEAVQP; encoded by the exons aTGCCGAAGAGAACAACACACACGTACTCGAGCGAGGACGCAGCTCCGGATGGACCCGACTCGGACCTCTTCGTTTATTACTGCAAGCACTGTGGATCCCACCTCCTCATAactg ATACCCAGTTGCAGAAAATGCCGAAAAGGAAGACGGACAAGGCTTATGTGTTGGACAAGAGCAAACATCTTGCAAGGCTCAACATTGCTGAGGCTGGAAAAGTTTTATTGAAAAG AGGGGAAGGGAAATTGGAGAAGCAGTTTCGAATGAACTGTGTGGGTTGTGGGCTCTTTGTTTTGTACCGCTCGGAAGAAGACTTGGAAGGTGCTTCTTTCATTTATGTTGTTGATGGTTCTCTAAGCACAGTTGCTGCTGAAACCAACCCACAG GATGCTCCTGTGCCGCCCTGTATATCAAACCTAGAAGGGGGACTTGTTCAAGTTGCTATAGAAGTGGAAGATCGTGCACAACGGTCAGCAATCACAA GAGTGAATGCTGATGATGTTAGAGTCACTGTAGCTGCACCTGCTGCTCGGGGAGAAGCAAACAATGAGCTCTTGGAATTCATGGCCAAA GTGTTGGGTCTGAGACTAAGCCAGATGACTCTTCAAAGAGGGTGGAATAACAAATCAAAACTCCTTGTG
- the LOC103420440 gene encoding elongation factor 1-delta-like — translation MAVTFFDVNSAAGLKKLDDYLLSRSYITGYQASKDDITVHAALSKAPSSEFVNVSRWYNHIAALLRISGVCGEGSGVTIEGSAPVTREAVATPPVADTKASAAEDDDDDVDLFGEETEEEKKAAEERAASIKASTKKKESGKSSVLLDVKPWDDETDMKKLEEAVRSVHMDGLLWGASKLVAVGYGIKKLQIMMTIVDDLVSVDTLIEEQLTVEPINEYVQSCDIVAFNKI, via the exons ATGGCAGTCACATTCTTTGACGTGAACTCAGCTGCCGGCCTGAAGAAACTTGATGACTACTTGCTTTCTCGCAGTTACATCACTGGCTATCAGGCTTCCAAAGATGATATCACTGTGCATGCAGCTCTTTCCAAGGCCCCGTCTTCGGAATTTGTGAATGTGTCTAGGTGGTACAACCACATTGCTGCTCTTCTTAGGATTTC TGGTGTTTGCGGAGAAGGATCTGGTGTCACTATTGAGGGATCTGCTCCCGTAACCAGGGAAGCAGTTGCTACTCCTCCTGTTGCTGACACTAAG GCCTCAGCTGCTGAGGATGACGATGACGATGTTGATCTTTTTGGTGAAGAGACCGAAGAGGAGAAGAAGGCTGCTGAAGAGCGTGCGGCTTCCATCAAGGCATCTACAAAGAAGAAAGAGTCTGGCAAGTCATCGGTTCTGTTGGATGTGAAGCCATGGGATGATGAAACTGACATGAAAAAGCTTGAGGAGGCTGTAAGAAGTGTCCACATGGATGGCTTGCTTTGGGGAGCAT CCAAACTCGTAGCTGTTGGGTACGGGATTAAGAAGTTGCAAATAATGATGACAATTGTTGATGACCTGGTCTCTGTTGATACTCTCATTGAGGAGCAACTTACTGTTGAACCAATTAACGAGTATGTCCAGAGTTGCGACATCGTAGCCTTCAACAAGATAT ga
- the LOC103409912 gene encoding cytochrome P450 705A12-like, protein MATTNDAQYYLLYFLICYLSTLLLRSLFNKYSPKSATQVRPPPSPPALPLIGHLHHLTTAHQAISFQNLSTKYGPLLHLRLGASRMLLVSSASVATDVFKTQDLSFADRPAFAFADELPYGNSGFFGAVYGDYWKFMKKLCMTELFAPRQLERSRNTRQVEIGKLCEKLVESAKKKEVVDLGSELMKLTNNSTCKMVMSTSCSENGDEAARIRKMMMRTLRLATKVSYGDVLGPLKRLGFWLYGKQLADVSWEFDELFEKMLKEHEKKGEREGWEREDLDLIDLLLKEYQDDKAELKITRTQIKAFLLDLFIGGTLSSTETMQWTMAELINHPQVFNKVRQEIKSVVGNARLVEETDITNLPYLQAVVKEALRMYPPSPVVIRKCRQDCKIKGFDIPQGVTVANNVYAIMRDPEIWDSPDEFRPERFLASSSEVHDSVEYDDQSHQHKEQNFNYVPFGGGRRRCPGSAVALLLVNTAVATLVQCFDWKVGGNENGDVANKVNMEIGPGISLPMAHTLELLPIIHFSPFASSM, encoded by the exons ATGGCAACAACAAACGATGCCCAATACTATCTTCTCTACTTCCTTATATGCTATCTCTCGACCCTCTTACTTAGATCCTTGTTCAACAAGTATTCCCCCAAGTCAGCCACTCAAGTTCGTCCTCCACCTAGCCCACCGGCCCTCCCATTAATCGGCCACCTCCACCATCTAACCACAGCTCACCAGGCCATCTCCTTCCAAAACCTCTCCACCAAATATGGCCCTCTCCTCCACCTCCGCCTCGGCGCCTCTCGAATGCTCCTCGTCTCCTCCGCCTCCGTGGCCACCGACGTCTTCAAAACCCAAGACCTCTCCTTTGCGGATCGCCCGGCATTTGCTTTCGCGGACGAACTTCCCTACGGAAACTCGGGTTTCTTCGGCGCTGTGTACGGTGACTATTGGAAGTTCATGAAGAAGCTCTGCATGACGGAACTGTTCGCGCCGCGGCAGCTCGAACGCTCGCGCAATACTAGACAAGTAGAAATTGGTAAGCTTTGTGAGAAGTTGGTCGAGAGTGCTAAAAAGAAGGAGGTGGTTGATTTGGGAAGCGAGCTCATGAAGCTTACGAACAACTCCACTTGCAAGATGGTGATGAGTACTAGTTGCTCGGAGAATGGCGACGAGGCTGCGAGGAtaaggaagatgatgatgaggaCGCTACGGCTGGCGACCAAGGTTTCTTATGGGGATGTGCTGGGGCCGTTGAAGAGGCTAGGCTTTTGGCTCTATGGGAAGCAGCTTGCGGACGTGTCGTGGGAGTTTGATGAGCTTTTTGAGAAGATGCTGAaggagcatgaaaagaaaggggagagagagggcTGGGAGAGAGAGGATTTGGATTTGATCGACTTGCTTTTGAAGGAGTATCAAGATGACAAGGCTGAGCTTAAAATTACCAGAACTCAGATTAAAGCTTTCTTGCTT GACCTATTTATTGGGGGCACACTTTCATCAACAGAGACCATGCAATGGACGATGGCCGAACTCATCAACCATCCTCAGGTATTCAACAAGGTCAGACAAGAGATAAAATCGGTAGTAGGCAACGCCAGATTGGTCGAGGAAACCGACATTACAAATCTCCCATACTTACAAGCCGTTGTGAAGGAAGCATTGAGAATGTACCCTCCATCTCCGGTGGTGATACGAAAATGCCGCCAAGACTGTAAAATCAAGGGCTTTGACATACCCCAAGGAGTTACGGTGGCAAACAATGTGTATGCAATAATGCGAGATCCGGAGATTTGGGACAGCCCTGATGAATTTCGTCCGGAGAGGTTCTTGGCTTCCTCTAGTGAAGTACATGATAGTGTGGAATATGATGACCAAAGTCATCAACACAAGGAACAGAACTTCAATTATGTGCCGTTTGGCGGTGGCAGAAGGCGTTGCCCTGGCTCTGCGGTGGCGCTTCTGTTGGTGAACACCGCAGTTGCAACCCTGGTTCAATGCTTTGATTGGAAGGTTGGGGGAAACGAAAATGGTGATGTAGCCAACAAGGTTAATATGGAGATAGGACCCGGCATAAGTTTACCAATGGCACACACACTTGAACTACTTCCTATCATTCACTTCagcccatttgcttcttctaTGTAG
- the LOC139197501 gene encoding uncharacterized protein, with protein MFNLHIAQNEKEEDEERRRIDDESRMARDSHSCRVIQAVAQICRPTHSRNLDRRRQQRGVELLDDYFVHNSAFPDTYFRRRFRMERHLFNKIMIAACNHNSYFQQKNDACGAMGLLPEQKIIVTLRMLAYGASVDQVDEIARMGKSTILESLMRFCGAIESIYTAKYLRKPTHMDLERLLKKAEMRGFPGMIGSIDCMHWTWKNCSSAWQGTYGDRK; from the coding sequence atgttcaatctccatatagcccaaaatgagaaggaagaggatgaggagcggaGAAGGATAGATGACGAATCAAGAATGGCCAGAGACTCACATTCCTGTCGAGTCATCCAAGCTGTGGCTCAGATATGCAGGCCCACCCATTCtagaaaccttgatagaaggAGGCAACAACGAGGTGTGGAGCtgttggacgattattttgtccataatagtgcatttcctgatacgtacttcagacgtcgttttagaatggaacgacatttgttcaacaaaatcatgattgctgCTTGCAACCATAATTCTTACTTTCAGCAAAAGAATGATGCTTGTGGTGCTATGGGTCTCCTTCCcgagcaaaaaattattgttacgctgcggatgcttgcgtatggagcatctgtagaccaagtggatgagatagcaagaatggggaaatcaaccattcttgagtccctaATGAGGTTTTGCGGTGCAATTGAATCTATCTACACCGCAAAGTATCTTCGGAAACCTACTCACATGGACTtggaaaggcttctgaagaaggccgagatgcgaggttttcctgggatgattgggagcattgattgtatgcattggacgtggaaaaactgttcaagtgcatggcaaggcacTTATGGAgacagaaaatga
- the LOC103438375 gene encoding ras-related protein RABA4c-like — MSNLASNFNQKIDYVFKVVLIGDSAVGKSQLLARFARNEFSLESKATIGVEFQTKTLVIDHKTIKAQIWDTAGQERYRAVTSAYYRGSVGAMLVYDITKPQSFDHVTKWLEELRAHADNNIVVMLVGNKSDLGTLRAVPSEDAKEFAQRENLFFMEASALEATNVESAFVTVLTEIYRILGKKSLIPNEEAESGSSSLLKGTKLVVPGQEPEPQASSCCWSS, encoded by the exons ATGTCGAATTTGGCGAGTAATTTCAATCAGAAGATCGACTACGTGTTCAAGGTGGTGCTGATCGGAGACTCGGCGGTCGGCAAGTCTCAGCTCTTGGCTCGCTTTGCTAGGAACGAGTTCAGCTTGGAGTCCAAGGCTACCATTGGCGTTGAGTTCCAGACTAAGACCCTCGTGATCGACCACAAAACCATCAAAGCCCAGATTTGGGACACTGCCGGCCAAGAAAG ATACAGGGCGGTGACAAGTGCATACTACAGAGGTTCAGTGGGGGCAATGCTGGTCTATGACATAACCAAGCCTCAATCATTTGATCATGTAACCAAGTGGTTAGAGGAATTGAGGGCGCATGCCGACAACAATATTGTTGTGATGCTTGTAGGCAACAAGTCCGACCTGGGGACACTGCGAGCTGTACCTTCTGAGGATGCAAAAGAGTTTGCCCAAAGGGAGAACCTCTTCTTTATGGAGGCATCGGCACTTGAGGCTACTAATGTTGAATCTGCATTCGTTACAGTCCTAACAGAAATTTATCGAATCCTCGGCAAGAAGTCCCTCATTCCAAATGAGGAAGCAGAGTCTGGGAGTTCCTCACTTCTCAAGGGAACAAAACTTGTTGTTCCTGGACAAGAGCCCGAGCCTCAAGCGAGTAGCTGTTGCTGGTCTTCATAA
- the LOC103420443 gene encoding transcription factor bHLH130-like has product MSSLLYKYNPNFKASEGELRKNHTAEFMDSNIFQQQHPQQQQSSNLTRYRSAPSSFLMGLMDNNGGSGGGGVEDLRYLQPSSPEVETVLARFISSCNEPDHHDNGVQHHQIEIEERPVNVKEEAGDSVSNHNNGYSNSTHMMYQAPQAPLAQQVHGLDSSSFAAVNSTVMENSMMQSKIGVGNRSNLVRQSSSPAGFFPNLTVDNGFNVMKDSAGYRAGNGVNGEASPSTSRLGKQLNFSSRPSSYSHRMPRIAENENGNSGEGSQPQPDHGLGNANGSNSHYHSSFPNDSWVNSSFNDLKRARDNEGNKFSTSTAFESHNNDFGNHNHGLTQHLSLPKDFEMPATEKYLQFEDSIPCKIRAKRGFATHPRSIAERMRRMRISERMKKLQDLFPDMDKQINTAEMLDLAVEFIKDLQKQVKTLKDTKAKCSCSSKQK; this is encoded by the exons ATGAGCAGTCTTTTATACAAATACAATCCTAATTTTAAGGCCTCAGAGGGAGAGCTGAGGAAGAACCACACTGCGGAGTTCATGGATTCCAATATTTTCCAGCAACAGCATCCTCAGCAGCAGCAGAGCTCCAACTTAACGCGGTATCGGTCAGCTCCTAGCTCATTTCTGATGGGGCTTATGGATAACAATGGCGGTAGCGGCGGCGGTGGAGTTGAGGATTTGCGGTATCTTCAACCTTCGAGCCCTGAAGTCGAAACGGTGCTAGCCAGATTCATTTCTTCATGTAATGAACCAGATCACCATGATAATGGTGTGCAGCATCATCAGATTGAAATCGAAGAGAGGCCAGTGAATGTGAAGGAAGAGGCAGGGGACTCTGTTTCTAATCACAATAATGGTTACTCGAATTCTACTCATATGATGTATCAAGCTCCTCAAGCTCCTCTGGCTCAACAAGTTCATGGTTTAGATAGCAGCTCCTTTGCTGCAGTCAACTCTACCGTAATGGAGAATTCGATGATGCAATCGAAAATTGGGGTTGGAAATCGGTCTAATCTTGTTAGACAAAGTAGCTCTCCGGCTGGATTCTTCCCTAACTTGACCGTTGACAATG GCTTCAATGTGATGAAAGACTCGGCAGGATATCGCGCAGGCAATGGTGTAAACGGAGAAGCCAGTCCATCAACTTCTAGGTTGGGTAAGCAACTGAATTTCTCATCTAGGCCATCTTCATACTCACATCGTATGCCTCGGATTGCTGAAAATGAGAATGGGAACTCGGGAGAAGGTAGCCAACCGCAACCGGATCATGGTTTAGGAAATGCTAATGGTAGCAATTCACATTACCACTCTAGCTTCCCAAATGATTCGTGGGTGAATTCTTCATTTAATGACCTCAAAAGAGCCAGAGACAATGAAGGGAACAAGTTTTCTACTTCGACTGCATTTGAATCACAT AACAATGATTTTGGAAACCACAATCACGGTTTGACGCAACATTTGAGCTTGCCGAAAGATTTTGAGATGCCCGCTACGGAGAAGTATTTGCAATTTGAAGATTCCATTCCTTGTAAAATTCGTGCCAAAAGAGGCTTCGCCACTCACCCGCGAAGCATTGCAGAGAGG ATGAGAAGGATGCGGATTAGTGAAAGAATGAAGAAATTGCAGGATCTTTTCCCGGACATGGACAAG CAAATAAACACGGCAGAAATGTTGGACTTGGCGGTTGAGTTCATAAAAGACCTTCAGAAACAGGTTAAG ACACTCAAAGATACGAAGGCGAAGTGCAGTTGTTCGagcaaacaaaaataa